In the genome of Metabacillus litoralis, the window CAGGATCATATTTTACTAGACCTTCAATCGAAATATTTTCACCAAAATCTTCAGGGAGGTTCTCAGTTGGTTTTAGTTTTAGATCATCAAATAATAATGAGTTCGTTGCATGATTTGTTGTTCCATATACACGAATGTCCTTTTTATTGATACCAACTGCCATGAAGGTTTCTTCCCCAACCTTCTCACGAATACGATTTCCGATATCTTCTGCTTCTTTTTCTAGATCTTCAATTACCTTTTTACCCTCTTCTAATTTACCAGCTGCTTCAGCTACTTTTAGGTGATCTTCCTTCCAATCTCCGCCTACCTCAACAACAACAGTAGGAATTGTCTCAGCTAATGCATCGTACAATGGTTTGTATCGATCACTGATAATTAATAAGTCAGGGTTAAGCTTTACAATTTCTTCCGTATTTATTTCATCTGCATATGGCAGAGCTGTTACACCAGCTAATTCTTCTGTTAAATGTGGTGGGAATTCATTGTCATATGCCATAACAGCATGTGGTTTTACCCCTACAGATACGAGTGAACCTTCCCATGAAACATGTGATAAAAGCACAATTTTCTCTGGGTTCATCGGTACTTCTGCTTCTCCGTATAAATGCTTAACTTTTCTTGTCTCCGCTACTTGCTCTTCTTGCTCTGTCTCGTTTACTTCCTCTGCTGCTTGTTCTTCTTTATTCTCTTCTGCATTAGAAGCAGTTTTTTCTCCATTACCGCATGCTGTTAATACAAGTAAAAGCAGCATTAACATCATGCTCCATGAAGCTAATTTCTTTGCCATGAGCCTTCCTCCTAACTGATAATGAATTTCATTTATGATGATAACAATTATCAATTAAAGCGAACATGGAGATTTCATCCTTTTTACATGGACGAAATACACACCTTACTAAACTATGACATTAATTTTGAAGCTTTAAAGCTTGAGCTAAATTGAAGGAGCATTTGTTTCCTGCCTATTGGTCCCCAAGGATCCCATTCGTGGCTCTTAGGATAATAAACTTCCTTATTTTTAACAGCTTTTATTTTCTTCCATTCCTTTGATTGAACCACTTTCCATACATCTTTTTCATGACTCCAAAGGATAAGCAGCTTGTCAATATTTAATGTGGCAAGCTCCTCTACTGTTAGTAATCGATATCCGCTAGTAGGCAAATCAGGATGAGGCTCAAAGCCCAGCTTTTGATATAACAAATCAAAACAAGCATGATGGCTGTGGCCATAAAGACGAATTTCATTTTGTCTAATCCAAATAACCGCCCATTTCCCTTTACGCGTTAAAGGACAGAGTTCATCCTTCACCTTTGACTCTAAGCAAGAAATCTCCTGTTCAATTTTATCCACCATACTCTCTCTTCCAAGCAAGCTTGCAATCTCGCGAAGATAGTCGTTCCATTCCGTTTTGAATGAAATATGCTGAACTCTTTGTTGATGTGATAGCAACACAGCTTGTACCTCTCCATTATGTAACGGCGTTTTTAAAATGCGGTCCGGCTGTGATTGAAGAATTTCCTCCGGTTTAAACATCTTTTCTGCATTTAGTAAACGTGTTCCTTGTAAATGATGTTCTAGATAGCTTGGAAGCCCACTACTCAAAGGATAAACGGATGGATAGAATGGAGCCGCTACAGGCTGTATGCCTAATGACAGCAAATGATCCTGTAAAAACATTTGACTCACAACCGCAATTCTTTCCTTTGACTTTTTCATAAAAATGGTAGGAGCCTCTCCTACTTTTTGTTTAAAAAGACGACTAAAATAAAATTCATCCTGTAACCCGATTTTCATCGCAACATCTTTTGTTGTAATCCCCTTATTTTGAAGCATCAGCGCTTTCGCAGTTTGTATTCTTTCCTCCATTAAAAACTCTTTAGGTGACATTCCTACTCGCTTTTTAAACGCACGTGTAAAAGAATTTGGTGTCATATTTGCCTTTTCAGCTAGTGTTGCTACCGAATATGGATTGGCTACATTCTTTCGAATTAACTCAATCATTTCCTCAATTTGATCCACTTCAGCATAATCTGTTAACAAAGATAAGATCGTCCAAACTGCAGATTGAAATTTACATTGAGCCGATAACGACTCCCCATTTTGTAACCGAATCGCTTCATCCCATAGTGACACCATCTTTGCTGGCAATTGATCAGCTAGGCGAATGGACAAAACATTTGAAAGGTTTTTTACTTCCTTATCCCATGACAGCATATAAACTATTAAAAGCTCAGAAGATGTGGATAGAAAATGACAGTCTTCTGTTAGGAAATAACTTTTACCTTCTTTAAGAGCTTCCTGTTCTCCATTTTTCGTTAAAAACCCATGACCCGAAGCAATGTACATAAGGTTAATATGCCCGTTCATGATGTTGATTGACTCAACACCTCCATCCCGAACTTTTAACATATCAAGCTTAAAATGATGAAGTTTCGTCAAAAGTAACTGTGACATAAAAGCACCTTCCTTATTTTAGAAAAAGAATTGACAAACTGAACGTAACAATAGTAGATTAATAGACAATTACGACAGTAAATGAAAATGATAATCATTTACGCGAAAAATAAAAGGAATGATTCTGATGAAAAACCATTCAATGACTGAATTAGCATGTGATACACCATCTCAATCTGTGAAGCACAATAACGCAACAGTAGTGAGTTTAGTTGGTCTGCTTTTCATTTTTATTAGCTTAATTGTTTCCATTGGTCTTGGAGCAGTTTGGATAAGTCCTGCTGTTATCATAGATTCTTTTTTTTCGTTTCAAAATGGAAATATTGAGCACCAGCTTATCCGAGAAATCAGGATTCCGCGTGCTCTAACGGCTGCTTTAGTCGGGGCAACCCTTGCAGTTGCAGGAACAATCATGCAAGGACTTACACGAAATCCACTTGCTGATCCTTCTATTATTGGAATTACACATGGTTCTGGATTAGCCATTGCGATTTCTCTTGCGTTTGTAGGATCAGGATCTTATTGGGTGCTTCTTCTTTGGTCATTTGCAGGATCAGCGATTGGTGCATTTTGTGTTTTAGCCTTCTCGATGATATCAAGAGACCGCATCTCTCCTGTAACACTTACTTTAGCTGGGGCTGCCTTGAGTACCCTTTTTAGTGCCTTATCAACTGGTATCGCGCTTTATTTTCAAGTATCCCAAGACCTTAGCTTTTGGTTTGCTGGAGGATTATCAGGCACAAAATGGCTTCATGTTTTCATTCTCCTTCCCACCGTTATCATTGGTCTAACACTAGCATTATGGATAAGTCGTTCGCTCACCATTTTAGCTATGGGAGAAGAGGTCGCTACAGGACTTGGACAATCTTATCAAAAGGTTCGTTGGATCGGATTGATCAGTGTTATTTTACTGTCAGGTGCTGCTGTTTCAATTGCTGGTGCAATCGGGTTTATCGGACTTGTGATTCCACATGTGATTCGGTTGCTTGTTGGTCCCGATTACCGTATATTGCTACCGCTTAGTGCGATTGCTGGAGCATTTCTTCTTGTTGTGGCAGATATCGGCGCCCGAATGATCAACCCACCTTTTGAAACACCTGTTAGTGCAGTTACTGCCCTTGTCGGGGTACCATTTTTCCTTTATCTATCACGTCAGAAAAGGGGGTATATGTAATGGACTGGAAAGAAGCATTACTTCAATCTAAATTATGGCTATTACTACTTACATGCTTGATTCTTAGCGTTTTTATAATCAGTCTTTCAACAGGAGTTTTGCCCATTTCACTCAAAGATATCGTTGCGACACTTTTAGGAAATGGAACACCTCAACAAGAACTTGTTTTGTATCAATTAAGATTACCGCGAATGATGATTGCACTATTAATTGGAGCAGGACTAGCACTATCAGGAGCGATTCTCCAAGGCTTATCACGTAATTCATTAGCCGACCCTGGCATACTAGGCATAAATGCAGGGGCAGGATTAGCTGTTGTATGCAGTATTTTTCTATTTGGACAATCCAAAGGCAGCATTCTTTCTTCTACCTTTTTTCTACCTGTTTTCGCGTTTGTAGGCGCTTTAATTATTGCACTCTTAATCTATAGCTTTTCTTGGAAAAATGGAATTGACCCTGGCCGTCTCCTCCTCATGGGACTTGGCTTTAATGCTTTATGTGGGGCATTATTAATCATTTTCCAATTAAAAATGGACCCAAAGGATTTTCAACAAGCAACGATATGGCTGACAGGTAGCATTTGGGGAGCACAATGGCCATATGTATGGGCTTTGCTACCTTGGATTCTACTCTTAATTCCTATCTCCTTTTTAAAAGCAAGATCAATGAATTTGCTTCAATTTAGTGAAACTGTTCCACATGTTCTTGGACTAAAGGTTGAGTCTGAGCGCCGGTTTTTATTAATTCTTTCAGCAGCATTAGCTGGAGCATGTGTAGCTGTTGGTGGTGGCATTGCATTTATTGGACTACTAGCACCTCACCTCGCCCGCCGACTATGTGGAGCAAATTATTTCAGCATTTTACCAGTTTCCGCTTTAATCGGTGCCCTTCTTTTACTTCTAGCGGATATGATTGGAAAAAATCTCTTAGCACCAGCTGATATTCCAGTTGGTATTGTGATCTCTGTCATCGGAGCTCCATATCTCATTTATATGTTGCTTACGAGAAAGGGAGTTGGCTTGAAAAGCTAAATAAGGAGATCGCTCATCAGATAATAAGCGATCTCTTTCTCCCTTTATGGGCTTGTATATTCTTTCTGTCCAAGTACATAGTACAAATCTTGACAACTATCTAAAATGAAGGAAGGAGAAGGTTTTCCACGATTTTCCCGGTGTCCAGCTAGGTGAATCTCACTTGTTTCCCATGCCTTCCATGCGCTTTCTGATTCCCAACGAATGAGAATCATCACTTCTTCATTACCTTTTCGTTGCTTTTTCTTGCTAACACTCATATCAATAAAGCCCGGCTGCTTCTCAATGACTCCCTCCCCTGCAAAACGCTCGACCATCTTCTCCGCATGACCCTCTGTAACAGTGATTGATTTTTTCTGGATAAAAATGTTACATCTCCTCCTTAATCATTGTGTGATCTTCTGTTATTATAAATAATAATGATAATCAATTTCAATAAGAGAATGATTGATTAGTAAAATATATACATATGAAACGTAAAATTCTACGAGAATGTGAGGCTTCTTACTTATGAGAAAAAATAGAAATGTGTGGATTTTGCTAACAGGTGAGTTTGTAGCAGGCTTTGGGTTATGGCTGGGGATTATCGGTGATCTTGAGTTTATGCAGGATAAGGTATCTTCTGATTTCTTAAAATCTCTTATTCTTGTAGCTGGTATTTTTGCAGGAATAATCGCTGGTCCACTTGCGGGAAAGATTACAGACCAATATAACAAGAAAACCATCATGCTCTACTCTGGCATTGCCCGACTCATCAGTGTAGCTTTTATGTTTATTGCAATTGAAACAGGCTCTGTATGGTGGATGATTGCTTTTCTCGTTTCTATTAATCTTTCGGCAGCCTTCTATTTCCCAGCATTGCAAGCAACTCTCCCTCTTGTTGTGGAGAAAAAAGATTTATTGCAGCTTAACGGAATACATACAAATGTTTCTACCCTATCCCGCATTCTTGGTACAGCCGCTGCTGGGATTTTCTTAAGTGTAATGTCACTTTGGACGCTTTATTTGTTGGCGTTTATCTCTTATGTTGTTCTTTTTATTCTTACATGCTTCTTAAAAGTAGATGAACAAAAGTGTAAAGCTCAAAGCATTAAAGAAGACGCTGCTTCAAATGGACAAGGATTTAAAGAGGTGTTTCCTCTTATAAAAGGTCAGCCTCTTGTCCTCATGACACTTGTTTTAACGATCGTACCGATTCTGTTTATTGGGGGCTTTAATCTAATCATTATCGCGATAAGTGAAATCCAAAACAATCCCTCAGTAAAAGCCTGGCTATATGCTGCAGAAGGAATTTCCTTTATGCTCGGTGCTTTTTTCGTTAAAAGGTATGGGAACAAGTCTCCATATGCTACGTTATTGTTCTTTTCTACTATTATCGGGATTTCTCAACTAGTCCTCTATTTTACAAACATGCCGATTATAACAGTTGTAGCGTTTATTTTATTCGGCTTTTCAGTAGGCACTTTCTTTCCAACTGCAGCGACGATCTTTCAGACAAATGTTCCGAGTGACTTTCATGGTCGATTTTTCTCTTTCAGGGGAATGTTTGACGATTTCACCTATCACATCGTTTTAGTCGCAACAGGACTTTTATTAGATATCATCGGATTTCAACAGATGACTGTGATCTTTGGTGTGCTGTCACTCCTGATTACGGGTTGTTTTTATATGAAGTTTAGGAATGGGGATAGAGAGAATTCTTTATTTAAAGAAGCTGGGTGATGTAGGAAAATGTATGTTATAAACTCTATCTAAATAGCAGGCTATCCCATCTTGAGATAGCCTGTATTGTATAAACCTTATTCTTACTAAGTAAAC includes:
- a CDS encoding antibiotic biosynthesis monooxygenase family protein, whose product is MFIQKKSITVTEGHAEKMVERFAGEGVIEKQPGFIDMSVSKKKQRKGNEEVMILIRWESESAWKAWETSEIHLAGHRENRGKPSPSFILDSCQDLYYVLGQKEYTSP
- a CDS encoding AraC family transcriptional regulator, with product MSQLLLTKLHHFKLDMLKVRDGGVESINIMNGHINLMYIASGHGFLTKNGEQEALKEGKSYFLTEDCHFLSTSSELLIVYMLSWDKEVKNLSNVLSIRLADQLPAKMVSLWDEAIRLQNGESLSAQCKFQSAVWTILSLLTDYAEVDQIEEMIELIRKNVANPYSVATLAEKANMTPNSFTRAFKKRVGMSPKEFLMEERIQTAKALMLQNKGITTKDVAMKIGLQDEFYFSRLFKQKVGEAPTIFMKKSKERIAVVSQMFLQDHLLSLGIQPVAAPFYPSVYPLSSGLPSYLEHHLQGTRLLNAEKMFKPEEILQSQPDRILKTPLHNGEVQAVLLSHQQRVQHISFKTEWNDYLREIASLLGRESMVDKIEQEISCLESKVKDELCPLTRKGKWAVIWIRQNEIRLYGHSHHACFDLLYQKLGFEPHPDLPTSGYRLLTVEELATLNIDKLLILWSHEKDVWKVVQSKEWKKIKAVKNKEVYYPKSHEWDPWGPIGRKQMLLQFSSSFKASKLMS
- a CDS encoding MFS transporter produces the protein MRKNRNVWILLTGEFVAGFGLWLGIIGDLEFMQDKVSSDFLKSLILVAGIFAGIIAGPLAGKITDQYNKKTIMLYSGIARLISVAFMFIAIETGSVWWMIAFLVSINLSAAFYFPALQATLPLVVEKKDLLQLNGIHTNVSTLSRILGTAAAGIFLSVMSLWTLYLLAFISYVVLFILTCFLKVDEQKCKAQSIKEDAASNGQGFKEVFPLIKGQPLVLMTLVLTIVPILFIGGFNLIIIAISEIQNNPSVKAWLYAAEGISFMLGAFFVKRYGNKSPYATLLFFSTIIGISQLVLYFTNMPIITVVAFILFGFSVGTFFPTAATIFQTNVPSDFHGRFFSFRGMFDDFTYHIVLVATGLLLDIIGFQQMTVIFGVLSLLITGCFYMKFRNGDRENSLFKEAG
- a CDS encoding FecCD family ABC transporter permease; this translates as MKNHSMTELACDTPSQSVKHNNATVVSLVGLLFIFISLIVSIGLGAVWISPAVIIDSFFSFQNGNIEHQLIREIRIPRALTAALVGATLAVAGTIMQGLTRNPLADPSIIGITHGSGLAIAISLAFVGSGSYWVLLLWSFAGSAIGAFCVLAFSMISRDRISPVTLTLAGAALSTLFSALSTGIALYFQVSQDLSFWFAGGLSGTKWLHVFILLPTVIIGLTLALWISRSLTILAMGEEVATGLGQSYQKVRWIGLISVILLSGAAVSIAGAIGFIGLVIPHVIRLLVGPDYRILLPLSAIAGAFLLVVADIGARMINPPFETPVSAVTALVGVPFFLYLSRQKRGYM
- a CDS encoding FecCD family ABC transporter permease, which gives rise to MDWKEALLQSKLWLLLLTCLILSVFIISLSTGVLPISLKDIVATLLGNGTPQQELVLYQLRLPRMMIALLIGAGLALSGAILQGLSRNSLADPGILGINAGAGLAVVCSIFLFGQSKGSILSSTFFLPVFAFVGALIIALLIYSFSWKNGIDPGRLLLMGLGFNALCGALLIIFQLKMDPKDFQQATIWLTGSIWGAQWPYVWALLPWILLLIPISFLKARSMNLLQFSETVPHVLGLKVESERRFLLILSAALAGACVAVGGGIAFIGLLAPHLARRLCGANYFSILPVSALIGALLLLLADMIGKNLLAPADIPVGIVISVIGAPYLIYMLLTRKGVGLKS
- a CDS encoding ABC transporter substrate-binding protein produces the protein MAKKLASWSMMLMLLLLVLTACGNGEKTASNAEENKEEQAAEEVNETEQEEQVAETRKVKHLYGEAEVPMNPEKIVLLSHVSWEGSLVSVGVKPHAVMAYDNEFPPHLTEELAGVTALPYADEINTEEIVKLNPDLLIISDRYKPLYDALAETIPTVVVEVGGDWKEDHLKVAEAAGKLEEGKKVIEDLEKEAEDIGNRIREKVGEETFMAVGINKKDIRVYGTTNHATNSLLFDDLKLKPTENLPEDFGENISIEGLVKYDPDHIIDVTYFNSGEYYDSVTQGEVWKNLRAVQNDKVHTLTTTWGFWDPIERQKGLKEIETLLLGE